The Desulfuromonadaceae bacterium genome contains the following window.
AGTTTTTCCGTGACAACGGCAAGCATGCCCTGATCATTTATGATGATCTTTCGAAGCAGGCAGTCGCTTATCGCCAACTGTCGCTCCTGTTGCGGCGCCCGCCGGGCCGGGAAGCTTATCCCGGTGACGTTTTTTACCTCCACAGTCGTTTGCTGGAGCGTGCCGCGAAGCTCAGTGACGCCGAAGGCGCAGGCTCATTGACCGCGCTGCCGATCATTGAAACCCAGGCAGGTGATGTTTCTGCATATATCCCGACGAACGTTATTTCGATCACTGACGGGCAGATCTTTCTCGAAACTGATCTGTTTTACTCCGGGGTACGACCGGCGATCAACGTTGGTCTGTCGGTCTCGCGGGTCGGCGGCTCCGCACAAGTCAAGGCGATGAAGCAGGTCGCCGGTACCTTGCGCCTGGCTCTCGCCCAGTATCGCGAGATGGCGGCATTCGCGCAGTTTGGTTCCGACCTTGATGCTGCGACCCAGCGGCAGCTGAATCGCGGTGCCCGTCTGATTGAGATTCTGAAGCAGGGGCAGTACCAGCCGATGCCGGTTGAAAAGCAGGTCATTGTCATCTATGCCGCGAATAACGGCTATGTTGATGGCTACGAATCAACCAAGGTTCAGGTTTATGAAAAAGAACTGCTCGCCTACCTTGAGACCAGCCAAGCACAGTTGCTGACAGATCTCGCGACGAAAAAAATGATTGATGATGATATTGAAGGGCGCATTAAAGCGGCTCTGGACGCGTTTAAGAGCCAGTTCGCGGCCTGATTCGAGAGGCGCACGCTGAAGGGTTAATGGAATGGCCAATCTCAAAGATATAAAAAAGCGGATCAGCTCGGTCAAGAGTACGCAGCAGATCACCAAGGCGATGAAGATGGTTGCTGCGGCGAAACTGCGCCGGGCACAGGACGCGGTGGTTGCTGCCCGTCCGTACGCCGACAAGTTGCATCGCATGTTGTCGAGTCTGGCGTTGCGTGAGGATGCCAATGCGCACCCTTTATTGCAGAATCGCGGCAAAGGACGCGCCATGGTTGTGCTAATGACAGCGGATCGCGGTCTCTGCGGGGGCTTCAATGCCAATGTCAACAAAATGACCGAGCGTTTTGTGCGCGACAACGCCGAAGGGTATGAGTTAATTGATATTTTGATTATTGGGCGCAAAGGAAAAGAGTACCTTAAGCGGCGCGATGGCATGAATATCATCAAGGTGCATGAAAATCTTACCGGCAGCATCAATTATGCTACTGCGGCACTGATTGGGGCAGAGGTCGTCGAAAAATACGTCAGTGGCGACTACGACGCTGTATACCTGGTATACAATGCATTTCAAAGTGCCATCTCCCAAGAGGCGACGCTTAATAAATTGTTGCCCGTTACCCCGAAAGAGGTCGAGGAAAGTGTTCATGTCGCCGAGTATCTGTATGAGCCAAGTCGCGGAGAAGTCCTCAAACAGTTACTACCGAAACACATTGAAGTCCAGATTTTTCGGGCGCTGCTTGAATCGGTAGCATCAGAGCACGGGGCGCGGATGAGTTCGATGGATAGTGCCAGCAAGAATGCCTCGGAAATGATCGGCAAGTTGACCTTGCAGTACAACCGGGCACGTCAGGCGGCGATTACCAAGGAGCTGATGGAAATCATCTCCGGTGCTGAAGCGATTAAGTAACTTAAAAATAGATTTCGCCTGCGGGTGACAAGAGGAGGAACGGATCGTTATGAATAAAGGTAAAATCACTCAGGTTATCGGACCCGTCGTCGACGTCGAGTTCGAAGCCGATAAGCTTCCCGAAATTTATCATGCCCTCAAGATTACCAACCCGTCTCTCGGTGAGGGCGAATGGAACCTGGTCGTTGAGGTTGCGCAACATCTCGGCGAGAACACCGTTCGTACCATCGCCATGGATTCAACTGACGGCCTGGTGCGGGGGCAGGAAGTGCTCGATACCGGCAAACAGATTGTCATGCCGGTCGGTCCCGGAACCCTCGGTCGCATCATGAATGTCATCGGCCAGCCGGTCGATGAGGCGGGTGAAATCAAGACGGAACATGAATGGGAAATCCATCGTCCGACGCCTGAATTTACCGAACAATCGACCAAGGTTGAAGCGTTTGAAACCGGAATCAAAGTTGTTGATCTGATTGCTCCTTATGCCCGAGGTGGTAAAATCGGCCTGTTCGGTGGTGCCGGGGTAGGCAAAACGGTCCTGATTATGGAGCTGATTAACAATATTGCCAAGCAGCACGGCGGTTATTCAGTGTTTGCCGGTGTCGGCGAGCGTACCCGTGAAGGGAACGATCTCTGGGAAGAGATGAAAGAGTCCGGCGTTCTGACCAAAGCGGCGCTGATTTACGGGCAGATGAATGAGCCGCCTGGTGCACGTGCCCGGGTGGCCCTGTCAGCACTCACCGTTGCTGAGTATTTCCGTGATGAAGAAGGGCAGGATGTGCTCCTTTTCATCGACAATATCTTTCGTTTCACCCAGGCGGGTTCCGAGGTTTCGGCCTTGCTCGGGCGGATTCCTTCGGCGGTCGGGTATCAGCCGACCCTCTCGACGGAAATGGGTGAGCTGCAAGAGCGCATCACAACCACCAGTAAAGGTTCGATCACCTCTGTCCAGGCGATTTACGTTCCTGCCGATGACCTGACCGACCCTGCTCCGGCTACTGCGTTCGCTCACCTTGACGCGACCACTGTTCTTTCACGGCAGATTGCCGAGCTCGGGATCTACCCGGCGGTCGATCCCCTCGATTCGAACAGCCGGATTCTTGATCCCCAGGTGGTTGGCGAAGAGCACTACCAGACGGCCCGTGACGTCCAGTTCGTCCTGCAACGTTACAAGGATCTGCAAGATATTATTGCTATTCTCGGCATGGATGAACTGTCGGAAGATGACAAGCTGGTTGTTGCCCGGGCGCGGAAAATTCAAAAATTCCTTTCCCAGCCGTTCCATGTCGCGGAGGCCTTTACCGGTTCCCCCGGCAAGTATGTTGAACTTAAAGATACCATCAAAGGTTTCCAGGAAATTGTTGCCGGCAAGTACGATGATGTGCCCGAGCAAGCATTCTACATGGTCGGTACGATCGAGGAAGTTCTTGAAAAAGCCAAGAAACTGGCCGCTTGATCACTCTGACTGCGCAAAGCATCCAAGGACATTAGCTGATGGCTGAAAAACTCAAACTGGAAATGGTCACCCCCCACAAACTGGTGCTGTCGGAAGAGGTGGACGAAATTACCGCTCCCGGTGCGATCGGAGAATTCGGCGTACTTCCAGGGCACACGCCGATGTTGACAACCCTGAAGGTGGGCGAATTGACTTATCGGCAGGGGAATCAGGTGAAACACGTCGCGGTGAACTGGGGCTATGTTGAAGTTGAAGACGACAACGTAACCGTTTTGGTCGAAACGGCAGAGATGGCAGACAAAATCGATCTGGAACGGGCCAGGGCGGCCCTCAGTCGAGCTGAAAATGCGTTGAAAACACTTCCACCGGATGATAAACAATTCAAGATCATGGAAGCGGCGCTCACCCGGGCTTTGATGCGGATTCAGGTCGCTACACGGCACAGTTAGTCGTTTTTTTCATGTGAAACACCAATTTATAAGGGCGATCACCTGACGGTGATCGCCCTTATTGCTTGTTCCCTCAGGCGTGACGGAGGGGTTACCACAGCGCCCGGTCTGCCGGAAAACGTTTTTGAGAGCCACACCCGCCAAGATGCAGCCCCTGCAAAGCGGAAAAAGCTAGCTTAATTTAAGGGAATCTTTTTCTTCTTCGAGGATCCGCATCTTCTCTTCTACAAACTCAAGATGATCCATCATCCGGTCACGGGCCACCTCGGGGTTGCGCAATGAAATTGCTTCGTAAATCATGCGATGCTGTTCCAGTAACGGCTGCAAGTAGCCTGCACGTTTGTAAAATTCGGAAAGTGCGAGATGAATAGTTGCACTAAAAAGTCCGTGAATTGAATTAAGAACGTGCTGTTGTAATGTATTATGGGTTGCTGCGGTGATTATGATATGAAACTTTGTGTCGATATTCGGATCCCACCCGCCAGAGAGGGTTTGGCGTTCCATCTCGCGATAGAGGCGACCCAGTTCTTCAATCTCTTCCACGCTGGCACGTGTTGCCGCCAGAAATGCTGACCAACTCTCAATCCCTTTGCGAACTTCAACCAGCGCCTGGAGTAATTGCGGGTTGTTCTCAACCATGTTGGTGAGTGGATCGGTCAGGGTGGTTTCGGTCAGGGAGCGGACATAGGTTCCCCCCCCTTGACGCGACTCGAGAAGCCCCATGGCTTCAAGAACCATGAGCGCCTCACGCACTGATGGCCGACTGACCCCCATCATTGCAGCAAGATCGCGTTCTGATGGAATCCGCGATCCGGGAGTGAGCTGGCCGACCGAGATAAGGTCCTTGATTTGCTGAACGATTTCCTCGGAGATTTTTTTGGGACGGATAGGTTTAAAAGCGATGGTCATGCCATTACTCCTTAAGGTCGATTGGTATGACCGATTTAGCATGAGGTGTTGTAATAATCAACAGCAAAATCAGCATGTCGCTAAGCACGTTTCTCGACTGCGGGTATAACCAAGTTTCACCACGAGGAATCAACACGGATCCTAATCGGTCAAGCCCAGCAGATGAGAGTAGTCGCCCAGATTCACCGTGTGTGAGCCACCGACGACGCAGGCGTGCGCACCGATCAAGGAGTGCTGCAGCTGACTTTGTTTGACTGAGGTATCAGCGTGAATGATTGAATCACGGATCACCGTATTTTCAATCGTACAGTTCTCTGCCACGGTGACAAAAGGGCCGATGACCGATTGACGGACAACCGTACCGGGACCAATATAAACCGGAGGGATGATAACGGAGTCAATAATCTCGCCGTGAATCTTCTGCGTTTCAAGCAGGAGCTGGCGATTGGTTTCAAGTAACGT
Protein-coding sequences here:
- the atpG gene encoding ATP synthase F1 subunit gamma codes for the protein MANLKDIKKRISSVKSTQQITKAMKMVAAAKLRRAQDAVVAARPYADKLHRMLSSLALREDANAHPLLQNRGKGRAMVVLMTADRGLCGGFNANVNKMTERFVRDNAEGYELIDILIIGRKGKEYLKRRDGMNIIKVHENLTGSINYATAALIGAEVVEKYVSGDYDAVYLVYNAFQSAISQEATLNKLLPVTPKEVEESVHVAEYLYEPSRGEVLKQLLPKHIEVQIFRALLESVASEHGARMSSMDSASKNASEMIGKLTLQYNRARQAAITKELMEIISGAEAIK
- the atpA gene encoding F0F1 ATP synthase subunit alpha; amino-acid sequence: MEIRAEEISAIIKKQIEGFDREVEVSETGTIISVGDGIARIHGLDKAMSGELLEFPGGIMGMVLNLEEDNVGAAILGECHHIKEGDTVKRTEKIVQVPVGESLIGRVVNGIGLPIDGQGPIATDQYSEVEIKAPGIVSRKSVHEPMQTGLKAIDAMVPIGRGQRELIIGDRQTGKTAVAIDAIINQKGQNMICIYVAIGQKRSTVAQVVDRLKKTGAMDYTIVVAATASDPAPLQFISPYTGVTMGEFFRDNGKHALIIYDDLSKQAVAYRQLSLLLRRPPGREAYPGDVFYLHSRLLERAAKLSDAEGAGSLTALPIIETQAGDVSAYIPTNVISITDGQIFLETDLFYSGVRPAINVGLSVSRVGGSAQVKAMKQVAGTLRLALAQYREMAAFAQFGSDLDAATQRQLNRGARLIEILKQGQYQPMPVEKQVIVIYAANNGYVDGYESTKVQVYEKELLAYLETSQAQLLTDLATKKMIDDDIEGRIKAALDAFKSQFAA
- the atpD gene encoding F0F1 ATP synthase subunit beta, which produces MVMNKGKITQVIGPVVDVEFEADKLPEIYHALKITNPSLGEGEWNLVVEVAQHLGENTVRTIAMDSTDGLVRGQEVLDTGKQIVMPVGPGTLGRIMNVIGQPVDEAGEIKTEHEWEIHRPTPEFTEQSTKVEAFETGIKVVDLIAPYARGGKIGLFGGAGVGKTVLIMELINNIAKQHGGYSVFAGVGERTREGNDLWEEMKESGVLTKAALIYGQMNEPPGARARVALSALTVAEYFRDEEGQDVLLFIDNIFRFTQAGSEVSALLGRIPSAVGYQPTLSTEMGELQERITTTSKGSITSVQAIYVPADDLTDPAPATAFAHLDATTVLSRQIAELGIYPAVDPLDSNSRILDPQVVGEEHYQTARDVQFVLQRYKDLQDIIAILGMDELSEDDKLVVARARKIQKFLSQPFHVAEAFTGSPGKYVELKDTIKGFQEIVAGKYDDVPEQAFYMVGTIEEVLEKAKKLAA
- a CDS encoding FadR family transcriptional regulator codes for the protein MTIAFKPIRPKKISEEIVQQIKDLISVGQLTPGSRIPSERDLAAMMGVSRPSVREALMVLEAMGLLESRQGGGTYVRSLTETTLTDPLTNMVENNPQLLQALVEVRKGIESWSAFLAATRASVEEIEELGRLYREMERQTLSGGWDPNIDTKFHIIITAATHNTLQQHVLNSIHGLFSATIHLALSEFYKRAGYLQPLLEQHRMIYEAISLRNPEVARDRMMDHLEFVEEKMRILEEEKDSLKLS
- a CDS encoding F0F1 ATP synthase subunit epsilon — encoded protein: MAEKLKLEMVTPHKLVLSEEVDEITAPGAIGEFGVLPGHTPMLTTLKVGELTYRQGNQVKHVAVNWGYVEVEDDNVTVLVETAEMADKIDLERARAALSRAENALKTLPPDDKQFKIMEAALTRALMRIQVATRHS